In a genomic window of Xenopus laevis strain J_2021 chromosome 5S, Xenopus_laevis_v10.1, whole genome shotgun sequence:
- the LOC108717488 gene encoding F-box only protein 25 encodes MPFLGQDWRSPGWSWMKTDDGWKRCDFYCEYEQDDSCNLRMLNVDNPEFYAAEKLDVSAKKQRKEQFNNTTKSQNFYHEKWIYTQKESTRERHGYCTLGEAFNRLNFSSAIWDIRRFNYVVKLLQLIANSQLTSLSGSAQKNYFNILEKIVQKAIEDQYNPRLIRELLQDLSAALCILIREVGRCVLVGNINIWISRLESIYSWQQQLMNLQIKQHLDGGPTICDLPSQMQDNIMNRFTDVWDIINLSQVTPTLHVLSEDQFLWQKLCKYHFAEKMFCRHLSVSKTGHIDWKLKFFALQKYYPTREQYGDTLQFCQHCSILFWKDTGHPCTANNPASCQNPVSPQHFIDLFRF; translated from the exons ATGCCATTTCTGGGTCAGGACTGGCGCTCTCCAGGCTGGAGCTGGATGAAAACAGATGATGGATGGAAACGGTGTGATTTTTACTGTGAATATGAGCAAGACGACAGTTGCAACCTTCGCAT GCTAAATGTTGATAACCCAGAATTCTATGCAGCGGAGAAGTTAGATGTGTCAGccaaaaagcaaagaaaagaacaatttaACAACACTACCAAATCACAGa aCTTTTATCATGAGAAATGGATttacacacaaaaagaaagcacAAGAGAA AGACATGGTTATTGCACACTGGGTGAAGCATTTAATCGATTAAATTTTTCAAGTGCAATTTGGGACATCAGAAGATTCAATTATGTGGTTAAG TTGCTGCAGTTAATTGCAAACTCCCAGCTTACATCACTTAGTGGCTCAGCACAGAAGAATTATTTCAACATTCTAGAAAAGATTGTTCAGAAAG CAATTGAAGATCAGTACAACCCACGTTTGATACGAGAGCTTCTGCAAGATTTGAGCGCTGCCCTCTGCATCCTGATACGGGAAGTTGGGAGATGTGTATTGGTGGGAAATATTAATATCTGGATCTCTCGCTTGGAGTCTATTTATTCTTGGCAGCAGCAACTGATGAACCTTCAGATAAAGCAG CATCTTGATGGGGGCCCCACCATTTGTGATCTCCCTTCACAAATGCAGGACAATATAATGAACAGATTTACTGATGTCTGGGACATTATTAATCTTAGCCAAGTCACTCCTACTCTGCATGTGCTGAGTGAAGATCAATTCCTTTGGCAAAAACTATGCAAGTACCATTTTGCAGAGAAAATG TTCTGTAGACATTTGAGTGTCTCTAAAACAGGCCACATCGACTGGAAACTGAAGTTCTTTGCTCTTCAGAAATATTATCCAACAAGGGAACAATATGGCGACACTTTACAGTTCTGCCAGCATTGCAGCATCCTGTTTTGGAAG GACACAGGACATCCCTGCACCGCCAACAATCCCGCCAGCTGTCAGAATCCAGTGTCTCCCCAGCACTTTATTGACCTCTTCAGGTTTTGA